In the Topomyia yanbarensis strain Yona2022 chromosome 3, ASM3024719v1, whole genome shotgun sequence genome, one interval contains:
- the LOC131691043 gene encoding protein regulator of cytokinesis 1-like: MDMDASVGEISCLSEIKQNVIREAHDIATVSINRISNLWSEIFDEHICQDHMSRLPEHIQTFFDEVYEESENRKKKILETIENLRQEALNLKRLLRENEKELDIEPEMPLHIVQINLDRSLECMREKLKIRHDQIDEYLFEQETLCEELGESLRELTKDPLPSAAEMQDFRSYLDGLRVEKLQRFDDIAAMRREIKILMGHLDITPQSDRQDELVNARNFPPTRYNLTDLRHLHESVCSQYEHLKDNIDKMRSKLQNLWKYLAIRPSVVKKFEKYNDYTQTTYDKLFTELDRCEVMRRENIQAFVDRTRAEIVQWWDKCLKSDEERARFSTFKSDVYNEDLLTLHEMELNDLKEYYSNNAAIFQLVEQRREMWEKMIVLEEKSHDPSRYNNRGGKLLEEEKERKRISIQLPKIEQRLMEACKRYEEANKRKFTIFGENVDDVIQEQWKKREEGKLKISSARKKANLATPTASNRTAALVRTPKTAETMLKHTSISSRTRLGVPEPTFKSSANKKLSASKLSSAGLKRKLPSPKSGAVKRSLLKDLNGSSKAFLKPGVPVSASKNRVIPKSPGRIPAVTVYETKNGSSVAQKRRSRRKSHKAGRSVSKARPDIIVTSDSDSTMRSVSVSYEHFENFFEQNTPNRSSLMPERGAASSSTALAGGTRAITRHNRRNNGTNMLSSTNTAFGTPSKITLRAPSASSTMIASTIRSPAANITSSGNKLMPASKNCPIIF; encoded by the exons ATGGATATGGATGCTTCCGTTGGTGAAATTAGTTGCCTGAGCGAAATTAA ACAAAACGTGATCCGCGAGGCCCACGATATTGCTACCGTTTCGATTAATCGAATAAGTAACCTGTGGTCGGAGATTTTTGATGAGCACATCTGCCAAGATCACATGAGTCGACTGCCGGAGCACATTCAAACATTTTTCGACGAGGTTTACGAGGAAAGCGAAAACCGCAAGAAGAAAATTTTGGAAACAATCGAAAATCTCCGACAAGAGGCACTCAATCTAAAACGTCTGCTGCGGGAAAACGAAAAGGAGCTTGATATTGAACCGGAAATGCCTCTGCACATCGTTCAAATCAATTTGGATCGCAGTTTGGAGTGTATGCGTGAAAAGCTGAAGATTCGCCATGATCAGATCGATGAGTATCTATTCGAACAGGAGACCCTTTGTGAAG AACTTGGGGAGTCTCTTCGCGAACTAACAAAGGATCCACTACCGTCAGCAGCCGAAATGCAAGATTTCCGTTCGTATCTTGATGGTCTTCGAGTGGAGAAGTTACAGCGATTCGACGACATCGCAGCGATGCGTCgggaaatcaaaattttaatggGTCATTTAGATATCACTCCGCAGTCGGATCGCCAGGACGAGCTGGTCAATGCGCGCAATTTTCCTCCAACCAGATACAATCTAACAGATCTGAGACACTTGCATGAATCGGTTTGTTCCCAGTACGAGCATCTTAAGGACAACATCGACAAAATGCGTTCTAAACTACAGAACCTGTGGAAATATTTAGCGATTCGTCCTTCAGTTGTGAAGAAATTTGAAAAGTACAACGATTATACACAGACAACGTATGACAAACTTTTTACCGAGCTGGACCGATGCGAGGTCATGCGACGGGAAAATATTCAGGCGTTTGTCGACAGAACCCGGGCGGAGATCGTGCAATGGTGGGACAAATGTCTTAAATCCGATGAAGAACGTGCGAGGTTTTCAACTTTCAAGAGTGATGTTTACAATGAAGATTTACTGACACTGCATGAGATGGAACTGAACGATTTGAAAGAATATTATAGCAATAATGCAGCAATTTTTCAACTAGTTGAACAGCGACGAGAAATGTGGGAAAAAATGATTGTATTGGAAGAAAAGTCCCACGACCCATCGCGATATAACAATCGGGGTGGAAAATTGCTGGAGGAAGAAAAAGAACGCAAACGAATAAGTATCCAGCTACCGAAAATAGAACAGCGATTGATGGAGGCTTGCAAACGATACGAGGAAGCAAACAAACGAAAATTTACTATTTTCGGTGAGAATGTTGACGATGTTATTCAAGAACAGTGGAAAAAACGAGAAGAAGGCAAATTGAAGATTTCTAGCGCCCGCAAGAAGGCTAATTTGGCCACACCAACTGCGAGCAACAGAACTGCTGCCCTTGTGCGAACTCCTAAAACTGCGGAAACAATGCTGAAACATACAAGTATTAGCAGCCGCACTAGGTTGGGAGTACCAGAACCCACATTCAAAAGTTCCGCCAATAAGAAACTTTCCGCGTCCAAATTATCTTCAGCTGGGCTGAAACGAAAACTGCCCTCGCCCAAATCTGGAGCAGTGAAACGCTCATTGCTTAAGGATCTAAATGGAAGCTCGAAGGCTTTTTTAAAACCCGGTGTTCCGGTGTCCGCTAGCAAAAATCGAGTGATCCCCAAATCTCCAGGTAGAATTCCTGCCGTTACAGTCTATGAAACGAAAAATGGTTCGTCTGTTGCTCAAAAGAGG cgATCGCGACGAAAGTCACACAAGGCTGGCCGTAGTGTTTCAAAAGCCCGACCAGACATCATCGTCACATCAGATTCGGATAGCACTATGCGATCCGTATCAGTATCCTATGAACACTTTGAG AATTTCTTTGAACAAAACACTCCAAATCGTTCATCCCTAATGCCAGAACGTGGAGCAGCCTCATCATCGACGGCTCTTGCAGGTGGAACTCGCGCAATCACCCGGCATAATCGACGAAACAACGGTACTAATATGCTTAGTTCCACAAATACCGCATTCGGCACTCCGTCCAAAATAACGCTTCGCGCACCATCTGCTTCGAGCACGATGATAGCGAGCACCATTCGATCTCCAGCGGCGAACATCACATCTAGCGGAAACAAGCTCATGCCAGCATCGAAGAACTGTCCAATTATATTCTAG
- the LOC131693941 gene encoding uncharacterized protein LOC131693941 isoform X1 has product MMTRRKSVHDLQAIQQHQKKEDAKQMLTPDGRKTPGPKSSQPRKSRINQRRISEAAPGMVQNGQQLHGVTQNGMDAEDIPKFKGYRIIEIDHFLQWAAYSQFMHSKHCPGGLLKPYQEYVSGCYSTFAMKCSKCSAIITRSSENYIHHNKLMNRLVKGTVQMGRDYEEMSTFMESLEIPFVTNEEFGTIKSQMQLNSSLDDQSALQKAVEELERASASSKRKRHGSCKYHYEVLKVYLNKKMRKIEENLQLSVNDSVALAVNAHLKNVSHVQLVPTSPNAPIANGNNCNASSSNVQNNRIGTGFANGAPSTQSNLFNQH; this is encoded by the exons ATGATGACTAGAAGGAAGTCTGTGCATGATTTGCAAGCCATACAACAACACCAGAAAAAGGAAGATGCTAAACAAATGCTTACTCCGGACGGCAGAAAAACGCCTGGACCAA AATCGTCGCAGCCGAGAAAATCTCGAATTAATCAGCGGAGAATTTCGGAGGCTGCACCGGGAATGGTGCAAAATGGACAACAGTTACACGGTGTTACGCAGAATGGCATGGATGCCGAagatattccaaaattcaaaGGCTATCGTATAATCGAAATTGATCATTTTCTCCAGTGGGCTGCGTATTCTCAATTCATGCACTCTAAACATTGTCCGGGTGGGCTGCTTAAGCCCTATCAGGAGTACGTAAGCGGCTGCTACTCTACATTTGCTATGAAATGCAGTAAATGCTCAGCAATTATCACCCGTTCATCGGAGAATTACATCCATCACAATAAATTGATGAACCGCTTGGTCAAAGGTACAGTGCAGATGGGCAGGGATTACGAGGAAATGAGTACTTTTATGGAATCTTTGGAGATCCCTTTCGTCACCAATGAGGAATTTGGCACGATAAAGTCGCAGATGCAGCTCAATTCCTCGTTAGACGATCAATCAGCGCTGCAGAAAGCGGTAGAAGAACTGGAGCGAGCGTCAGCCTCTTCGAAACGAAAGCGCCACGGTAGCTGCAAATATCATTATGAAGTGCTTAAggtatatttgaacaaaaaaatgcgaaaaatagaagaaaatttgcagctctcgGTGAATGACTCTGTAGCTCTGGCAGTGAATGCccatttgaaaaatgtttcacaCGTTCAGTTAGT TCCTACAAGCCCGAATGCTCCGATTGCTAATGGTAATAATTGTAACGCATCATCGTCCAATGTTCAAAATAATCGAATCGGAACAGGTTTTGCCAATGGAGCTCCTTCTACTCAAAGTAACCTTTTTAACCAACATTAG
- the LOC131693942 gene encoding oligoribonuclease: MTFFSKFNRLFRARAQIMYSSASRSKTPSQHNLVWIDMEMSGLDVDNDKILEVACIVTNKNLEYLEPGLNLVIHEPESVLQSMNEWCKVNHSKTGLLQAVRDSRIGLSDAEQTILDVVKKHCPEKACPLAGNSVYMDRMFLSRYMPRLNEFLHYRIVDVSSLKELCKRWNGAIFSRVPPKELRHRALEDIEESIKELQYYRQYMFQGNQT; the protein is encoded by the exons atgacatttttttcaaaatttaataggCTATTTCGAGCTAGAG CACAAATAATGTATTCATCTGCAAGTCGATCAAAGACTCCATCACAACACAATCTAGTGTGGATAGACATGGAAATGAGTGGACTAGACGTGGATAATGATAAAATCCTAGAAGTTGCTTGCATAGTTACAAATAAAAACCTGGAATACTTGGAACCTGGGCTGAATTTGGTCATCCACGAACCAGAGTCGGTATTGCAATCAATGAATGAATGGTGCAAGGTGAACCATTCAAAAACTGGCCTTTTACAGGCGGTACGAGACTCGAGAATTGGTTTGTCTGATGCAGAGCAAACCATTctggatgttgtaaaaaaaCACTGTCCGGAAAAAGCATGTCCGCTGGCCGGTAACTCTGTATACATGGATAGAATGTTTCTTAGTCGATATATGCCCCGACTAAACGAGTTTCTACACTACCGCATTGTAGATGTTAGTTCGCTGAAGGAGCTTTGTAAACGTTGGAATGGTGCTATATTTTCTCGTGTCCCCCCAAAAGAGTTACGGCATCGTGCACTGGAAGACATTGAAGAAAGCATTAAGGAATTGCAGTACTATAGGCAATACATGTTTCAAGGAAACCAAACTTAG
- the LOC131693943 gene encoding succinate dehydrogenase cytochrome b560 subunit, mitochondrial-like: MAALMLRNACRRTLLFGQSPASHLFAVRTVVLKPVRPVVPQGESHDDRNARLKRPQSPHLTIYAPQLTSMLSITHRGTGVALAGYAMILGLGALALPHDATHYLTMLEGLNAPTLFALKFTLSYPLAFHATNGVRHLFWDLGKFLSIKEVYNTGYVMVLVSGAIAVGLTFL; this comes from the exons ATGGCAGCATTAATGTTGAG AAACGCTTGCCGACGCACCTTATTGTTCGGTCAGAGCCCGGCATCACACTTGTTCGCCGTGCGGACCGTTGTTTTGAAACCGGTGCGGCCTGTCGTTCCTCAGGGTGAATCACACGATGATCGAAACGCTCGCCTTAAACGCCCGCAATCGCCACATTTGACCATTTATGCTCCACAACTAACCAGTATGCTCTCGATCACGCATCGTGGGACTGGTGTTGCTTTGGCCGGATACGCTATGATCCTAGGACTGGGGGCGTTGGCTTTACCTCACGACGCCACTCATTATCTGACCATGCTAGAGGGACTGAACGCGCCTACACTGTTCGCTTTGAAGTTTACACTATCTTACCCGTTAGCGTTCCATGCAACTAACGGAGTTCGCCATCTGTTCTGGGATTTGGGAAAATTCCTGAGTATTAAGGAGGTTTACAATACTGGCTACGTTATGGTATTGGTTTCCGGCGCCATTGCAGTGGGACTCACGTTCTTGTAA
- the LOC131693939 gene encoding dnaJ homolog subfamily C member 11: MDDNEELEYVEEDYYAFLNVPHNASPEEISTAYRSLSRIYHPDKHVDVRNKEKAEMMFNRTKKAYEVLSDPHQRAIYDSLGNKGLQTEGWELIHRTRTPAEIREEYERLAREREERRLQQKTNPRGNITVQINATDVFSKYEGDYDDGGLFPVIEVSGMSMSQSIEAPLSRTDTATLSGNLHLQNGVGSGNFLLSGRRLIHKGWFEVDCGAGSGPVLGVKGSRNLTNRLFLNGGTTVNFRQNAIIPGIAGTLAIQLDKHTVGYLTYNAGLQSSMSTTIEHNTDKYHYNLSATLGIPHCYLTASYTRKLVEQELKLRVALKGGTFGFLAEYGAEKKVSKYSSVVATVSVGVPTGVTLKVKIIRSTQTYLFPIHLSEEIIPAAVFYATITPLVTYFVLKKVIIDPMNLAAKQRNIEKIKEINRTRMSEKRREAESAIALMGAMYERIRNDEQKRKGLIIVSALYGKFGRDENVSVEQHDEMGFIQHNPDVIDVKIPLQCLVKDSRLMLYGSTKSELPGFYDPCYGEDKLLRIDYEYQNRSFSISVADNEDIRIPENANGSQTQN; the protein is encoded by the exons ATGGACGATAACGAAGAGTTAGAATACGTGGAGGAGGATTACTATGCTTTTCTCAATGTTCCGCACAAT GCCTCACCGGAGGAAATAAGTACCGCTTATAGGAGTCTTAGCCGAATTTACCACCCGGACAAGCATGTCGATGTGCGTAACAAAGAGAAAGCGGAGATGATGTTCAACCGAACGAAAAAGGCGTATGAAGTTCTTTCGGATCCGCATCAGCGAGCGATTTACGACTCGCTGGGGAACAAGGGTCTACAAACGGAAGGATGGGAACTTATTCACCGAACCAGAACACCGGCTGAAATTCGAGAAGAATACGAGCGGTTGGCACGGGAACGAGAAGAGCGTCGATTGCAACAGAAGACGAATCCGCGAGGAAACATAACGGTTCAAATCAATGCGACCGATGTTTTCAGCAAGTACGAAGGAGACTACGACGATGGGGGATTATTCCCAGTGATCGAAGTGTCGGGGATGAGCATGTCACAATCGATTGAGGCTCCTCTCTCCAGGACGGACACTGCCACGCTTTCCGGCAATCTACACCTGCAAAATGGGGTAGGCAGCGGAAACTTTCTGCTTTCTGGACGAAGGCTTATCCATAAGGGCTGGTTTGAGGTGGATTGTGGAGCAGGGAGCGGGCCGGTGTTGGGCGTTAAAGGTTCAAGAAATTTAACAAATCGGCTCTTCCTAAACGGGGGAACGACGGTCAATTTTAGACAAAACGCTATTATCCCGGGAATTGCTGGAA CATTGGCTATCCAGCTAGATAAACATACGGTCGGGTATTTGACATACAACGCTGGTCTACAGAGCTCAATGTCCACTACAATCGAGCATAACACGGATAAGTATCATTACAATTTAAGTGCCACTCTCGGGATTCCACACTGTTATCTTACTGCCAGTTATACTCGAAAACTCGTCGAACAGGAACTGAAACTGAGAGTAGCTTTGAA GGGAGGTACATTCGGATTTCTAGCAGAATATGGGGCAGAGAAAAAGGTATCCAAGTATAGTTCCGTGGTGGCAACTGTCAGCGTGGGAGTGCCCACGGGCGTTACCTTGAAAGTTAA AATTATTCGTTCAACGCAGACGTACCTTTTTCCAATTCATTTGAGCGAAGAAATCATTCCGGCGGCAGTTTTCTACGCCACTATTACTCCGCTGGTAACGTACTTTGTGCTGAAGAAGGTCATTATTGATCCGATGAACCTGGCTGCGAAGCAGCGAAATATTGAGAAGATCAAGGAAATCAATCGCACAAG GATGTCAGAAAAGCGTCGGGAAGCTGAATCTGCGATTGCTCTAATGGGTGCTATGTACGAACGTATTCGTAACGACGAGCAGAAGCGTAAAGGGCTAATCATAGTCTCTGCACTTTACGGAAAATTTGGACGGGATGAAAATGTGTCGGTCGAGCAGCACGATGAAATGGGTTTTATTCAGCATAACCCAGATGTGATTGATGTCAAAATTCCCCTTCAGTGCCTGGTGAAAGATTCACGATTGATGCTGTACGGATCTACGAAG AGTGAACTACCCGGATTCTACGATCCCTGTTACGGAGAAGACAAACTATTACGAATTGACTATGAGTATCAGAACCGGTCTTTTAGTATCAGTGTGGCTGACAATGAAGATATTAGGATACCTGAAAATG CAAACGGCAGCCAAACACAAAACTAA